A portion of the Rubritalea squalenifaciens DSM 18772 genome contains these proteins:
- a CDS encoding LamG-like jellyroll fold domain-containing protein, protein MTKTITKINHRVITLASCCVALLGHAHAGEFGDKHVLVIGIDGCRPDSLQFANTPNLDSLIAAGSVTYNAYAGGELNSVTQQPTMSGPGWSSILTGVWANKHGVTGNGFSGRDFTAYPHFYSRIRETNPNASLSSIIVWSPIDDIIVADSANSADYRVNSADDVALTNSAVTHLGNSDPDVLFLHFDEVDHAGHAYGYSNSVSQYVNSIEGVDTQIGTILTAIQNRPNYANEDWLYLVTTDHGGIGFGHGGQSVDERKIFMIASGGAAPVQVLTDGPGHNAVPATVLKHLGLSVNPSWGWDDFNGFAIPPFCPDKLAGSIDVANSQVHLTWNPASQLDITGYELKRDGVVVANLPVGDSSYTDTVTIPAQPGEVSYIYTLTATGGTQSSLCPVLSVNLSAYTGNIADDLVGYYAFDGDLSDASGSVNTNNGSVGGGSPSYISGLFGNAVSLDGVDDYVTLGNPADYNFGTSTDFTISFWYKTGADQASDPVIIGNKNWASGSNAGWLIEAAADNGDDFALQCGDGTNRADGATYDLAFNTWYHVTAVFKRGQTMELYVNGVLTSSTSIANVTGSFDALMTNIGQDGTGVYSDFTLMDMDDLAIWRRALYPSEAQLLYSEGQAGQPLSSMLGAPVDLAQDRVLFLPLDSDASDLSSESNNGTINGSPSFTTGTDGNAISLLDTANPHQYVNLGNPTSLQFGTGTDFSVAVWVKNSGGFQDNRASGGSADDPAILSNKDWNSGVNKGWILAAGANGRWQWNIGDGSSRRDYDSAGGLINDGNWHLLVATHDRDGLARLYYDGQEVATRDISTIGDIDAGLVTAVGTDGTLGSNWANWFTGGIDNAMIWRRVITPEEIVLLYAGETGGADPVSIFSDDFESGSFAAGGWSTQNANASVDGAAAQNGAEGASLERGTWIEKTISTVGYSDIKLEYGRRTEKLDSGEYLTVEYNAGSGWVTVEQTQETVWGSVSADLSAAAANNSALAIRFRTNASSKKEYGFVDEVNLIGTPN, encoded by the coding sequence ATGACAAAAACTATAACTAAAATAAACCATAGAGTGATTACTCTAGCATCATGCTGTGTGGCTTTGCTCGGCCACGCGCATGCAGGCGAGTTTGGAGACAAACACGTCCTCGTGATCGGCATCGATGGGTGCCGTCCAGACTCCCTCCAGTTTGCAAATACCCCGAATCTGGACAGCTTGATAGCGGCTGGATCGGTGACCTACAATGCTTATGCTGGTGGTGAACTGAACTCAGTGACCCAGCAACCTACCATGAGTGGTCCGGGCTGGTCATCCATTCTAACAGGCGTGTGGGCAAATAAGCACGGAGTCACCGGAAACGGCTTCTCTGGACGCGATTTCACGGCCTATCCTCACTTCTATAGCAGAATCAGAGAGACTAATCCGAATGCCAGCCTCTCATCCATCATCGTATGGAGTCCGATTGATGATATCATCGTGGCCGATTCCGCTAATAGTGCTGATTACCGGGTTAATTCCGCTGACGATGTGGCACTCACCAATTCAGCGGTGACACACCTCGGGAACAGTGATCCAGATGTACTTTTTCTCCATTTTGATGAAGTGGATCATGCAGGTCATGCATACGGATATAGTAACAGCGTAAGCCAATACGTGAACTCCATCGAAGGGGTGGATACACAAATCGGGACCATCCTTACTGCCATCCAGAATCGCCCGAACTATGCCAATGAAGACTGGCTCTATCTTGTCACTACGGACCATGGCGGTATCGGATTCGGTCATGGTGGCCAGAGTGTAGATGAGCGAAAGATCTTTATGATTGCTTCCGGTGGCGCTGCGCCTGTGCAGGTGCTGACTGACGGTCCAGGCCACAATGCAGTGCCGGCAACCGTGCTGAAACATCTGGGCTTGAGTGTAAACCCATCCTGGGGCTGGGACGACTTCAATGGCTTTGCCATTCCTCCTTTCTGTCCGGACAAGCTGGCAGGTAGCATTGACGTGGCCAATAGCCAGGTGCACCTGACTTGGAACCCAGCTTCTCAGTTGGATATCACCGGATATGAACTAAAGCGTGATGGTGTCGTGGTGGCCAATCTACCAGTGGGTGATTCCTCTTACACGGATACGGTGACCATCCCTGCTCAGCCGGGTGAGGTCAGCTACATCTACACGCTGACAGCCACTGGCGGTACTCAGAGTTCTCTCTGCCCTGTGCTGTCAGTGAATCTATCCGCTTACACCGGAAATATTGCTGATGATCTGGTGGGCTACTACGCCTTTGACGGTGACCTCTCAGATGCTTCAGGCTCCGTGAATACCAATAACGGATCCGTCGGCGGTGGCAGCCCTTCCTACATCAGTGGTCTCTTCGGAAATGCCGTTTCACTCGATGGGGTGGATGACTATGTCACCCTAGGAAATCCTGCTGACTACAACTTCGGGACTAGTACGGATTTTACCATCAGTTTCTGGTACAAGACTGGTGCTGACCAAGCTTCTGATCCGGTAATCATCGGTAACAAGAATTGGGCTAGTGGTAGTAATGCTGGCTGGCTGATTGAAGCCGCTGCAGACAATGGCGATGATTTTGCCCTGCAATGCGGTGATGGAACCAACCGTGCGGATGGTGCTACTTACGATCTGGCATTCAATACCTGGTACCACGTGACTGCTGTCTTCAAGCGCGGTCAGACCATGGAACTCTATGTGAATGGTGTGCTAACAAGCTCCACATCGATTGCCAATGTCACTGGCTCCTTTGATGCCCTGATGACCAATATTGGTCAGGACGGGACTGGCGTTTACAGCGACTTCACCCTGATGGATATGGATGACTTGGCCATCTGGCGCCGTGCCCTCTATCCGTCTGAAGCACAGTTGCTTTATTCTGAAGGACAGGCGGGTCAGCCGCTTTCCAGCATGCTGGGTGCTCCGGTGGATCTTGCTCAGGATAGAGTACTCTTTCTCCCTCTGGATAGTGACGCGAGTGACCTTTCGTCCGAGTCTAACAATGGAACAATCAATGGCAGCCCTTCCTTTACGACGGGTACAGATGGTAATGCGATTTCCCTGCTGGATACCGCGAACCCTCACCAGTATGTAAACTTGGGTAACCCGACCAGCTTGCAGTTTGGTACGGGCACCGACTTCTCGGTTGCTGTCTGGGTCAAGAACAGTGGAGGCTTCCAGGATAACCGTGCCAGTGGCGGGTCTGCTGATGATCCAGCTATCCTTTCTAACAAAGACTGGAATAGCGGAGTCAATAAAGGCTGGATTCTCGCTGCAGGTGCCAATGGTCGCTGGCAGTGGAATATCGGCGATGGTTCCAGCCGTCGTGATTACGATAGTGCTGGTGGCCTGATCAATGATGGTAACTGGCACTTGCTGGTGGCTACGCATGACCGTGACGGATTGGCCCGTCTTTACTACGATGGTCAGGAGGTCGCGACTCGTGACATTTCTACCATTGGGGACATCGATGCCGGGCTGGTCACGGCCGTGGGCACCGATGGTACACTGGGCAGCAACTGGGCTAACTGGTTCACAGGCGGGATTGACAACGCCATGATCTGGCGCCGCGTGATCACCCCTGAAGAAATCGTCCTTCTCTATGCAGGTGAAACCGGCGGGGCCGACCCGGTCTCCATCTTCAGCGATGACTTTGAGAGTGGTAGCTTCGCCGCTGGTGGATGGTCTACCCAGAATGCTAATGCTTCCGTAGATGGCGCCGCCGCACAAAATGGTGCCGAGGGTGCCAGCTTAGAGAGGGGAACCTGGATCGAGAAGACCATCAGCACGGTAGGCTACTCGGACATCAAGCTGGAGTATGGCCGCCGCACCGAGAAGCTCGATAGTGGCGAATACCTCACTGTTGAGTAC
- a CDS encoding SGNH/GDSL hydrolase family protein, with protein sequence MIRHLSIILSACLLQAAFAEQIAPDDSRISYRGVLYPQVSTTQAEFLRFPPELLKEASPATHGFNPAKARFTAGASIHFQAKAPEITLQFEQEKFCKVSVFQNGTFDSIYPLKKDGSLTIKSKSPGQAVDFSIILPNFRNPLFKGITLQDGSLIKALPDSRPETYVAIGDSITHGQGQDFAYQTWGGQVADKLGMNFYNLAVGGSNANAHLAKPTLELDHIELITILWGYNDWVHKGKSPEKFADDLTSAIKVIRSKHKGTPIVVLGMLNTLTETSKRTGEQYKADQFRKAAQALVNQLKSTGDQHIHFVDCLYMIDEKTDLRDKVHLSEKGATKLASKITPILKDILSQSKK encoded by the coding sequence ATGATCAGACACCTCTCCATTATCCTTTCAGCCTGTCTACTTCAGGCAGCTTTTGCTGAACAGATAGCTCCTGATGATTCACGCATTTCCTACCGTGGCGTGCTCTACCCACAGGTAAGCACTACACAAGCGGAATTCCTGCGATTCCCACCAGAACTCCTAAAAGAAGCATCTCCTGCCACTCACGGATTCAATCCAGCCAAGGCACGCTTTACAGCTGGAGCTTCTATTCATTTCCAAGCAAAGGCCCCTGAGATCACCCTACAATTTGAACAGGAAAAATTCTGTAAAGTCTCCGTATTTCAAAATGGCACCTTCGACTCCATTTACCCACTCAAGAAGGACGGTTCACTCACGATCAAAAGTAAATCGCCCGGTCAGGCGGTTGACTTCAGCATCATCCTTCCCAACTTCAGAAATCCTCTCTTCAAAGGAATCACCCTCCAAGACGGGAGTCTTATCAAAGCCCTTCCTGACTCCAGACCAGAAACCTATGTAGCCATTGGTGACAGCATCACACACGGCCAGGGTCAGGATTTCGCCTATCAGACCTGGGGTGGCCAAGTGGCAGACAAACTTGGCATGAATTTCTACAATCTGGCCGTGGGAGGCAGCAATGCAAACGCTCATCTAGCTAAGCCCACGCTTGAGCTCGATCATATCGAACTCATCACGATTCTCTGGGGATACAACGACTGGGTACACAAAGGGAAATCACCAGAGAAGTTTGCCGACGACCTTACATCTGCCATCAAAGTCATCCGCTCCAAGCACAAGGGTACTCCCATCGTAGTTCTAGGCATGCTGAATACCTTGACAGAGACATCTAAACGCACCGGTGAGCAGTACAAGGCAGACCAGTTTCGTAAAGCAGCGCAAGCCCTCGTGAATCAGCTCAAATCAACAGGCGATCAACACATCCATTTCGTGGATTGCCTGTATATGATAGATGAAAAGACGGATCTTCGAGACAAAGTCCACCTCTCCGAGAAAGGCGCTACGAAGCTTGCCAGTAAAATCACACCTATACTCAAAGATATCCTGTCTCAGAGTAAGAAGTGA